The proteins below come from a single Etheostoma spectabile isolate EspeVRDwgs_2016 chromosome 4, UIUC_Espe_1.0, whole genome shotgun sequence genomic window:
- the tmcc2 gene encoding transmembrane and coiled-coil domains protein 2 isoform X1 yields the protein MLDKSEVTTLGLPSTTSHGGSDSNISADGAAAAASGVMACGGAEGFGVVEPQRTRAALEHLQQKILKVTEQIRVEQEARDDNVAEYLKLAHNADKQQASRIKQVFEKKNQKSAQTIAHLHKKLEHYHKKLKEIEQNGPARQPKDVLRDMQQGLKDVGANVRAGISGFGGGVVEGVKGGVSAFTHTAVVSKPREFASLIRNKFGSADNIAHLKDSLEDGVGGHSEDTPTPRALSGSATLVSSPKYGSDDECSSATSGSGVGSNSGGAGGGGGGLLGPTMGSPRLDGHHHHHHHMHSSWDSLLEGLQEIKASQAHMEDAIEDMKGQLQSDYSYMTQCLQEERYRYERLEEQLNDLTELHQNEMTNLKQELASMEEKVAYQSYERARDIQEAVESCLTRITKLELQQQQQQVVQLEGVENANARALLGKLINIILALMAVLLVFVSTMANFITPLMKTRARVAATVLLTLLLFVLWKQWDFVELWLLPS from the exons ATG CTGGACAAGAGCGAAGTGACAACTCTAGGCCTACCCTCCACCACCAGCCATGGAGGCTCTGACAGTAACATCAGTGCGGACggagcggcagcagcagcatcggGGGTCATGGCCTGCGGGGGTGCAGAGGGTTTTGGGGTCGTAGAGCCACAGCGGACACGTGCTGCGTTGGAGCATCTGCAGCAGAAGATCCTGAAGGTCACCGAGCAGATCCGTGTGGAGCAGGAGGCCCGAGACGACAATGTTGCAGAGTACCTGAAGTTGGCCCACAACGCAGACAAACAGCAGGCATCTAGGATCAAGCAGGTGTTTGAGAAGAAGAACCAGAAGTCAGCACAGACCATTGCACATTTGCACAAGAAACTAGAGCACTATCACAAGAAGCTTAAGGAGATAGAACAG AATGGACCGGCCCGGCAGCCCAAAGATGTCCTGCGGGACATGCAGCAGGGATTAAAGGATGTTGGGGCCAATGTTCGTGCTGGGATAAGTGGTTTTGGAGGTGGAGTAGTTGAAGGGGTCAAAGGTGGAGTATCTGCCTTCACTCACACAGCTGTGGTCTCCAAGCCGAGAGAGTTTGCCAGTCTTATCAGGAACAAGTTTGGCAGTGCCGATAACATTGCTCACCTAAAGGACTCACTTGAGGACGGAGTTGGGGGCCACTCTGAGGACACCCCGACACCTCGTGCACTGAGTGGAAGTGCCACTCTGGTCTCCAGCCCAAAATACGGCAGCGACGACGAGTGCTCCAGCGCCACGTCGGGCTCCGGAGTGGGCAGTAATTCTGGTGGGGcagggggtggaggaggaggactgttagGACCAACCATGGGGAGCCCCAGACTGGACgggcaccatcaccaccaccatcacatGCACAGCTCTTGGGACTCTCTACTTGAGGGCCTACAGGAGATCAAAGCCAGCCAGGCGCACATGGAGGATGCCATTGAGGACATGAAGGGCCAGCTGCAGAGTGACTACTCCTACATGACTCAGTGCCTGCAAGAAGAAAGATACAG GTATGAGCGACTTGAAGAACAGCTGAATGACTTAACAGAGCTGCACCAGAATGAGATGACTAACCTTAAACAGGAGCTCGCCAGCATGGAGGAAAAAGTCGCCTACCAGTCCTACGAGCGAGCACGAGACATTCAG GAGGCAGTGGAGTCGTGCCTGACCCGCATCACCAAgctggagctgcagcagcaacagcagcaggtgGTCCAGTTGGAGGGAGTGGAGAACGCCAATGCACGAGCTCTGCTGGGCAAACTCATCAACATCATCCTGGCGCTCATGGCCGTGCTGCTGGTCTTTGTGTCCACCATGGCCAACTTCATCACCCCGCTGATGAAGACCCGAGCCCGGGTGGCCGCCACCGTCCTGCTGACCTTGCTGCTGTTCGTCCTGTGGAAGCAGTGGGACTTTGTGGAGCTGTGGCTGTTGCCCAGCTGA
- the tmcc2 gene encoding transmembrane and coiled-coil domains protein 2 isoform X2 has translation MACGGAEGFGVVEPQRTRAALEHLQQKILKVTEQIRVEQEARDDNVAEYLKLAHNADKQQASRIKQVFEKKNQKSAQTIAHLHKKLEHYHKKLKEIEQNGPARQPKDVLRDMQQGLKDVGANVRAGISGFGGGVVEGVKGGVSAFTHTAVVSKPREFASLIRNKFGSADNIAHLKDSLEDGVGGHSEDTPTPRALSGSATLVSSPKYGSDDECSSATSGSGVGSNSGGAGGGGGGLLGPTMGSPRLDGHHHHHHHMHSSWDSLLEGLQEIKASQAHMEDAIEDMKGQLQSDYSYMTQCLQEERYRYERLEEQLNDLTELHQNEMTNLKQELASMEEKVAYQSYERARDIQEAVESCLTRITKLELQQQQQQVVQLEGVENANARALLGKLINIILALMAVLLVFVSTMANFITPLMKTRARVAATVLLTLLLFVLWKQWDFVELWLLPS, from the exons ATGGCCTGCGGGGGTGCAGAGGGTTTTGGGGTCGTAGAGCCACAGCGGACACGTGCTGCGTTGGAGCATCTGCAGCAGAAGATCCTGAAGGTCACCGAGCAGATCCGTGTGGAGCAGGAGGCCCGAGACGACAATGTTGCAGAGTACCTGAAGTTGGCCCACAACGCAGACAAACAGCAGGCATCTAGGATCAAGCAGGTGTTTGAGAAGAAGAACCAGAAGTCAGCACAGACCATTGCACATTTGCACAAGAAACTAGAGCACTATCACAAGAAGCTTAAGGAGATAGAACAG AATGGACCGGCCCGGCAGCCCAAAGATGTCCTGCGGGACATGCAGCAGGGATTAAAGGATGTTGGGGCCAATGTTCGTGCTGGGATAAGTGGTTTTGGAGGTGGAGTAGTTGAAGGGGTCAAAGGTGGAGTATCTGCCTTCACTCACACAGCTGTGGTCTCCAAGCCGAGAGAGTTTGCCAGTCTTATCAGGAACAAGTTTGGCAGTGCCGATAACATTGCTCACCTAAAGGACTCACTTGAGGACGGAGTTGGGGGCCACTCTGAGGACACCCCGACACCTCGTGCACTGAGTGGAAGTGCCACTCTGGTCTCCAGCCCAAAATACGGCAGCGACGACGAGTGCTCCAGCGCCACGTCGGGCTCCGGAGTGGGCAGTAATTCTGGTGGGGcagggggtggaggaggaggactgttagGACCAACCATGGGGAGCCCCAGACTGGACgggcaccatcaccaccaccatcacatGCACAGCTCTTGGGACTCTCTACTTGAGGGCCTACAGGAGATCAAAGCCAGCCAGGCGCACATGGAGGATGCCATTGAGGACATGAAGGGCCAGCTGCAGAGTGACTACTCCTACATGACTCAGTGCCTGCAAGAAGAAAGATACAG GTATGAGCGACTTGAAGAACAGCTGAATGACTTAACAGAGCTGCACCAGAATGAGATGACTAACCTTAAACAGGAGCTCGCCAGCATGGAGGAAAAAGTCGCCTACCAGTCCTACGAGCGAGCACGAGACATTCAG GAGGCAGTGGAGTCGTGCCTGACCCGCATCACCAAgctggagctgcagcagcaacagcagcaggtgGTCCAGTTGGAGGGAGTGGAGAACGCCAATGCACGAGCTCTGCTGGGCAAACTCATCAACATCATCCTGGCGCTCATGGCCGTGCTGCTGGTCTTTGTGTCCACCATGGCCAACTTCATCACCCCGCTGATGAAGACCCGAGCCCGGGTGGCCGCCACCGTCCTGCTGACCTTGCTGCTGTTCGTCCTGTGGAAGCAGTGGGACTTTGTGGAGCTGTGGCTGTTGCCCAGCTGA
- the tmcc2 gene encoding transmembrane and coiled-coil domains protein 2 isoform X3 → MQQGLKDVGANVRAGISGFGGGVVEGVKGGVSAFTHTAVVSKPREFASLIRNKFGSADNIAHLKDSLEDGVGGHSEDTPTPRALSGSATLVSSPKYGSDDECSSATSGSGVGSNSGGAGGGGGGLLGPTMGSPRLDGHHHHHHHMHSSWDSLLEGLQEIKASQAHMEDAIEDMKGQLQSDYSYMTQCLQEERYRYERLEEQLNDLTELHQNEMTNLKQELASMEEKVAYQSYERARDIQEAVESCLTRITKLELQQQQQQVVQLEGVENANARALLGKLINIILALMAVLLVFVSTMANFITPLMKTRARVAATVLLTLLLFVLWKQWDFVELWLLPS, encoded by the exons ATGCAGCAGGGATTAAAGGATGTTGGGGCCAATGTTCGTGCTGGGATAAGTGGTTTTGGAGGTGGAGTAGTTGAAGGGGTCAAAGGTGGAGTATCTGCCTTCACTCACACAGCTGTGGTCTCCAAGCCGAGAGAGTTTGCCAGTCTTATCAGGAACAAGTTTGGCAGTGCCGATAACATTGCTCACCTAAAGGACTCACTTGAGGACGGAGTTGGGGGCCACTCTGAGGACACCCCGACACCTCGTGCACTGAGTGGAAGTGCCACTCTGGTCTCCAGCCCAAAATACGGCAGCGACGACGAGTGCTCCAGCGCCACGTCGGGCTCCGGAGTGGGCAGTAATTCTGGTGGGGcagggggtggaggaggaggactgttagGACCAACCATGGGGAGCCCCAGACTGGACgggcaccatcaccaccaccatcacatGCACAGCTCTTGGGACTCTCTACTTGAGGGCCTACAGGAGATCAAAGCCAGCCAGGCGCACATGGAGGATGCCATTGAGGACATGAAGGGCCAGCTGCAGAGTGACTACTCCTACATGACTCAGTGCCTGCAAGAAGAAAGATACAG GTATGAGCGACTTGAAGAACAGCTGAATGACTTAACAGAGCTGCACCAGAATGAGATGACTAACCTTAAACAGGAGCTCGCCAGCATGGAGGAAAAAGTCGCCTACCAGTCCTACGAGCGAGCACGAGACATTCAG GAGGCAGTGGAGTCGTGCCTGACCCGCATCACCAAgctggagctgcagcagcaacagcagcaggtgGTCCAGTTGGAGGGAGTGGAGAACGCCAATGCACGAGCTCTGCTGGGCAAACTCATCAACATCATCCTGGCGCTCATGGCCGTGCTGCTGGTCTTTGTGTCCACCATGGCCAACTTCATCACCCCGCTGATGAAGACCCGAGCCCGGGTGGCCGCCACCGTCCTGCTGACCTTGCTGCTGTTCGTCCTGTGGAAGCAGTGGGACTTTGTGGAGCTGTGGCTGTTGCCCAGCTGA